One region of Thiorhodovibrio frisius genomic DNA includes:
- the argH gene encoding argininosuccinate lyase, with product MQQTESTQKPWAGRFNEPTDVFVEAFTASVGFDRRLYRQDIQGSQAHARMLARQGILSDSECDAIVAGLERIKTRIEQNKFSWSVPLEDVHMNIEAALTAEIGDAGKRLHTGRSRNDQVATDIRLWLREEVDEISRAIRRLQQVLVDLAEREAATILPGFTHLQAAQPVTFGHHMMAWYEMLERDVERLRDARRRINLMPLGAAALAGTTYPIDRDYSARLLGFDRPAANSLDAVSDRDFAIEFSAAAAILSMHLSRFSEELIIWSSAQFGFITLSDAFCTGSSIMPQKKNPDVPELLRGKSARVFGHLIALLTLMKAQPLAYNKDNQEDKEPLFDIVDTLRGGLKVFADMMGALSCNHARMRTAALQGFTTATDLADYLVRKGVAFRDAHEIVGRAVALGVERGRDLADLSLEELRGFSAAIDEDVFDILTLEGSVAARDHFGGTAPNQVRAAVARAREALAADESALAS from the coding sequence ATGCAGCAGACAGAGTCTACCCAAAAGCCCTGGGCAGGGCGCTTTAATGAACCAACCGATGTGTTTGTCGAGGCCTTTACCGCCTCGGTGGGTTTTGATCGCCGATTGTATCGGCAGGACATTCAGGGCTCTCAGGCGCATGCGCGCATGCTCGCTCGTCAGGGCATTCTGAGCGACAGCGAATGTGACGCCATTGTTGCCGGTCTTGAGCGCATCAAAACGCGCATTGAACAAAATAAGTTTAGCTGGTCTGTGCCGCTTGAAGATGTGCATATGAACATCGAAGCGGCCTTGACTGCCGAGATTGGCGATGCTGGTAAGCGCCTGCACACCGGGCGCTCGCGCAACGATCAGGTTGCGACGGACATTCGCCTGTGGCTGCGCGAGGAGGTGGACGAGATCAGTCGCGCCATTCGCCGCCTGCAGCAGGTGCTGGTTGACCTGGCCGAGCGCGAGGCAGCGACCATTCTGCCCGGCTTCACCCACTTGCAGGCGGCGCAGCCGGTGACCTTTGGCCACCACATGATGGCCTGGTATGAGATGCTCGAACGCGATGTCGAGCGTCTGCGCGACGCGCGTCGGCGCATCAACCTGATGCCGCTCGGGGCTGCCGCGCTGGCCGGGACCACCTATCCGATCGACCGCGACTACAGCGCGCGCCTGCTGGGTTTTGACCGCCCGGCGGCGAACTCGCTCGATGCCGTTTCTGATCGGGATTTCGCCATCGAATTCAGTGCTGCGGCGGCCATTTTGAGTATGCATCTGTCGCGTTTTTCCGAGGAGCTGATTATCTGGTCATCGGCACAGTTTGGCTTTATTACACTCTCGGACGCCTTCTGCACGGGTTCTTCGATTATGCCGCAGAAAAAAAATCCCGACGTGCCCGAGTTGCTGCGCGGCAAGAGCGCCCGTGTCTTTGGCCATTTGATCGCCCTGCTGACACTGATGAAAGCCCAGCCGCTGGCCTATAACAAAGACAACCAAGAGGACAAAGAACCCCTGTTCGACATTGTCGATACCCTGCGTGGTGGGCTCAAGGTGTTTGCCGACATGATGGGGGCGCTGAGCTGCAATCACGCGCGCATGCGCACCGCGGCCCTGCAGGGCTTCACCACGGCAACCGATCTGGCCGACTACCTGGTGCGCAAAGGCGTGGCCTTTCGCGATGCGCACGAGATCGTCGGGCGGGCGGTGGCTTTGGGTGTGGAGCGCGGCCGCGATCTTGCAGATCTGAGTCTGGAGGAGCTGCGCGGCTTTTCTGCTGCCATTGACGAGGATGTTTTCGATATCCTGACCCTCGAAGGCTCGGTGGCCGCGCGCGATCACTTCGGCGGCACCGCGCCTAACCAAGTGCGCGCGGCCGTGGCGCGGGCGCGCGAGGCTCTGGCGGCCGACGAGTCTGCCCTTGCGTCCTGA
- a CDS encoding 2-oxoglutarate dehydrogenase E1 component: MSALLELFHDSSAFNGGNAAFIEQLYERYLRDPASIEADWRARFDALPRRAADDIGHQLTRVRLTALQQGYDNPVWSPHGATQAAPARDGTSEFSATKQAAVLRLINAYRSRGHQLANLDPLRLRPLPEVADLEPSQHGLLDGDLDRTFHSGSLYGPERMPLREIIDRLKRSYCGSLGCEYMHITTTPEKRWLQKRIESYQARPELTNKARRWLLQLLTAAEGIEQHLHRRYVGQKRFSLEGGEALIPLLDELIQRAGRDGIREIIIGMAHRGRLNVLTNILGKPPQDIFAEFEGKVALKAGQRAGDVKYHLGFATDVDTPSGPVHLVLGFNPSHLEIINPVIQGSVRARQRRRNDRDGSQVLPVLIHGDSAFAGQGVVMETLQLSQTRSHGTGGTMHIIINNQIGFTTSNPLDTRSTLYCTDVAKMVQGPVFHVNGDDPEAVIFATRMALDFRNRFKRDVFVDLVCYRRLGHNEADEPAVTQPLMYRKIRQHPSARTLYAQRLIDTGGLTADAAEAMMADYRHAIEHGLVVTRPVLCDITTSQRTNWRRFTDQWTTTCDTGMALASLRDVGERLLPLPDGFELHPRVAKIWAERRQMAAGEQLINWGFAENLAYASLLDAGMPVRLSGQDTGRGTFFHRHAKIHCQASGDDYSPLQHLSPDQGAFVAIDSILSEEAVLGFEYGFATAEPDGLTLWEAQFGDFANGAQVVVDQFIASAGTKWGLQCGLVMLLPHGLEGQGAEHSSARLERYLQLCAEHNIQVCVPTTPAQIFHLLRRQMLRPYRRPLIVMTPKSLLRHRLAVSALEDLAEGGFQPLISECDPLPADKIERVIFCSGKVYFDLLEERHTRALENVAIVRIEQLYPFPKEDFAATLADYAHVGEFIWCQEEAQNQGAWDMIKHRFQPLIRAGKQVYYVGRPASAAPAVGHRSIHLEQQQRLIDEALTGRINPSMNHHIDRVAQVA; encoded by the coding sequence GGCGCGCAGCCGATGACATTGGCCACCAGCTAACACGCGTTCGCCTGACAGCACTGCAACAGGGATATGACAACCCAGTCTGGTCACCGCATGGGGCTACTCAAGCCGCCCCCGCCCGCGATGGCACATCCGAGTTTAGCGCCACCAAGCAGGCTGCCGTACTTCGATTGATCAATGCCTACCGCAGCCGCGGCCATCAACTGGCCAACCTCGACCCGCTTCGTCTACGCCCACTGCCCGAAGTGGCCGACCTGGAGCCCAGCCAGCACGGTCTGCTCGACGGCGATCTCGACCGGACCTTTCATAGCGGCTCCCTCTATGGTCCCGAACGCATGCCACTGCGCGAGATCATCGACCGCCTCAAACGCAGCTACTGCGGCAGCCTTGGCTGCGAGTACATGCACATCACCACCACACCCGAAAAGCGCTGGCTGCAGAAGCGTATCGAAAGCTACCAGGCACGCCCGGAACTCACCAACAAGGCCCGCCGCTGGCTGCTGCAACTGCTCACCGCCGCTGAGGGCATTGAGCAACACCTGCACCGGCGCTATGTCGGACAAAAGCGCTTCTCGCTGGAAGGTGGCGAGGCCCTGATCCCGCTGCTCGATGAACTCATCCAGCGCGCCGGACGCGACGGGATACGTGAAATCATCATTGGCATGGCCCATCGCGGTCGGCTCAATGTGCTGACCAATATTTTGGGCAAGCCGCCGCAGGATATTTTTGCTGAATTCGAGGGCAAGGTCGCCCTCAAAGCCGGTCAGCGCGCCGGGGACGTCAAGTACCATCTGGGCTTTGCCACCGATGTCGACACCCCCAGCGGGCCGGTGCATCTGGTGCTGGGATTCAATCCATCGCATCTGGAGATCATCAACCCGGTGATCCAGGGCTCGGTGCGCGCGCGCCAGCGCCGCCGCAACGATCGGGACGGAAGCCAGGTACTGCCGGTGCTGATTCATGGCGACTCGGCCTTTGCCGGTCAGGGCGTGGTGATGGAGACCCTGCAACTGTCGCAGACGCGCAGCCATGGCACGGGCGGCACAATGCATATCATTATCAACAACCAGATTGGCTTCACCACCAGCAATCCGCTCGACACCCGCTCAACCCTGTACTGCACCGATGTGGCAAAGATGGTCCAGGGGCCGGTATTTCATGTCAACGGCGATGATCCAGAAGCGGTGATTTTTGCCACCCGCATGGCGCTCGATTTTCGCAATCGATTCAAGCGCGATGTCTTCGTCGATCTGGTCTGCTACCGGCGTCTCGGCCACAACGAGGCCGACGAGCCGGCCGTCACCCAACCGCTGATGTATCGCAAGATTCGCCAGCATCCGAGCGCGCGCACCCTCTATGCACAGCGCCTGATCGACACCGGCGGGCTGACGGCTGATGCCGCCGAGGCCATGATGGCCGACTACCGCCACGCCATTGAGCACGGTCTGGTCGTCACTCGACCAGTACTGTGTGACATCACAACAAGCCAGCGCACCAACTGGCGTCGTTTCACCGACCAGTGGACCACAACCTGCGACACCGGTATGGCGCTCGCCAGTCTAAGGGATGTTGGCGAACGCCTGCTGCCCCTGCCCGATGGGTTCGAGCTGCATCCGCGGGTGGCCAAGATCTGGGCCGAACGGCGCCAGATGGCCGCCGGCGAACAGCTCATCAATTGGGGTTTTGCCGAGAACCTGGCCTATGCCAGCCTGCTTGATGCGGGCATGCCGGTGCGCCTCTCGGGCCAAGATACCGGGCGCGGCACCTTCTTCCACCGCCATGCAAAAATCCACTGCCAAGCAAGCGGCGATGACTACAGCCCTTTGCAGCACCTCAGCCCTGACCAAGGCGCTTTTGTTGCCATTGACTCTATCCTGTCAGAGGAGGCCGTGCTGGGCTTTGAATACGGCTTTGCTACGGCTGAGCCCGACGGGCTGACGCTGTGGGAGGCCCAGTTCGGCGACTTCGCCAACGGCGCCCAAGTGGTGGTCGATCAATTCATCGCCTCCGCCGGCACCAAATGGGGCCTGCAGTGCGGCCTGGTCATGCTGCTGCCGCACGGACTCGAAGGCCAGGGCGCTGAGCATTCGTCCGCCCGGCTGGAGCGCTATCTGCAACTTTGCGCCGAGCACAATATTCAAGTGTGCGTACCCACCACCCCGGCGCAGATTTTTCATCTGCTGCGCCGTCAGATGCTGCGACCCTATCGCCGCCCGCTGATCGTGATGACGCCCAAGAGTCTGCTCCGGCACCGACTGGCGGTCTCGGCACTTGAGGATCTCGCTGAGGGAGGCTTCCAGCCACTGATTTCGGAATGTGACCCGCTGCCAGCAGACAAGATCGAACGAGTGATATTCTGTAGCGGCAAGGTCTATTTCGATCTGCTCGAGGAGCGCCACACCCGGGCACTCGAGAATGTCGCCATTGTGCGCATCGAGCAGCTCTACCCCTTCCCGAAAGAGGACTTCGCGGCGACCCTGGCCGATTACGCTCATGTCGGAGAGTTTATCTGGTGTCAGGAAGAAGCCCAGAACCAAGGCGCATGGGATATGATTAAACACCGTTTTCAACCCCTGATCCGCGCCGGAAAACAGGTCTATTATGTCGGCAGGCCCGCATCTGCGGCGCCCGCCGTTGGCCATCGATCCATTCATCTCGAGCAGCAACAACGGTTGATCGACGAGGCACTGACCGGTCGCATCAACCCCAGCATGAACCACCACATTGACCGAGTCGCTCAAGTCGCATGA
- the odhB gene encoding 2-oxoglutarate dehydrogenase complex dihydrolipoyllysine-residue succinyltransferase, whose protein sequence is MTTEVHVPVLPESVADATILEWHKAPGDPVRANENLVDLETDKVVLEVPAPCDGILRETLVKAGETVTASTLLARIDETQLTDQPPDQTADQPDNQPADHPIEHPAGPARNPSTDIAASDTKPHAADEDAPAPDPLGLMAPAARRLIKELGLDPTQISGSGRDGRVHKADVLAWLDRHEATDPQADADQAAFGGDASTSSPSAQPRQSPLPQQAMSAETRPQQRVPMTRLRARIAERLLEAQRQTAALTTFNEVDMSAVMALRHRYREEFEQQHGTRLGIMAFFVKAAVAALRQFPLVNATIDGSDILYQGFYDIGIAVSTERGLVVPILRDCDRLSLAEIESGIASFGGKARDGSLSFDELTGGTFSITNGGVFGSMLSTPIINPPQSAILGMHKIEDRPVAIDGQVVIRPMMYLALSYDHRLIDGREAVRFLVAIKNTIEDPARLLLNL, encoded by the coding sequence ATGACAACCGAGGTGCATGTCCCCGTCCTTCCCGAATCGGTCGCCGATGCCACCATACTCGAGTGGCACAAGGCTCCCGGCGACCCAGTGCGCGCCAACGAGAATCTGGTTGACCTCGAAACCGACAAAGTTGTCCTGGAGGTGCCAGCACCTTGCGATGGCATTTTGCGCGAAACCCTGGTCAAGGCCGGAGAAACCGTCACTGCCAGCACCCTGCTCGCGCGCATTGACGAGACCCAGCTAACCGATCAACCACCTGATCAAACAGCCGACCAACCAGACAATCAGCCGGCCGATCATCCAATCGAGCACCCAGCAGGACCCGCTCGAAACCCATCCACTGACATCGCAGCGTCTGACACCAAGCCTCATGCAGCCGACGAGGACGCCCCCGCGCCAGACCCGCTAGGGCTCATGGCGCCAGCCGCCCGGCGCCTGATCAAAGAACTCGGTCTCGACCCCACGCAAATCTCCGGCAGTGGCCGCGATGGACGCGTTCACAAGGCCGACGTACTTGCCTGGCTCGACCGCCACGAGGCGACCGATCCCCAAGCCGACGCTGACCAGGCCGCTTTTGGTGGCGACGCCAGCACCTCATCGCCAAGTGCCCAGCCCCGTCAGAGCCCGCTTCCCCAGCAGGCGATGTCCGCCGAGACGCGGCCGCAACAGCGCGTACCCATGACCCGCCTGCGCGCGCGCATCGCCGAGCGCCTGCTTGAGGCGCAGCGGCAAACTGCCGCGCTCACCACCTTTAACGAGGTCGACATGAGCGCGGTCATGGCGCTGCGCCATCGCTACCGCGAGGAGTTCGAACAGCAGCACGGCACGCGCCTCGGCATCATGGCATTCTTCGTCAAGGCGGCGGTCGCCGCACTGCGGCAGTTTCCGCTTGTGAATGCCACCATCGACGGCAGCGACATTCTCTATCAGGGCTTTTATGACATCGGCATCGCCGTCAGCACCGAGCGCGGCTTGGTGGTACCCATCCTGCGCGATTGCGACCGCCTGAGTCTGGCCGAGATTGAAAGCGGCATTGCAAGCTTTGGCGGCAAGGCCCGTGATGGCAGCCTGAGCTTCGACGAATTGACCGGCGGCACCTTCTCCATCACCAACGGCGGCGTATTTGGGTCCATGCTGTCAACGCCCATTATCAACCCACCGCAAAGCGCTATTCTGGGCATGCACAAGATCGAAGACCGCCCGGTTGCCATCGACGGACAAGTTGTCATTCGCCCAATGATGTATCTCGCGTTATCCTACGATCATCGGCTGATTGATGGACGCGAGGCGGTGCGCTTTCTGGTGGCCATCAAAAACACCATTGAAGACCCGGCCAGACTCTTGCTAAATCTTTAA
- a CDS encoding sensor histidine kinase yields MKRPSQTDQPTTGQAPGARHEGAASAAGDSKPPARANLLPDFCSLPMVLGVVVYAELLAILITLTSPQPLATFWTRMGPLSVFVQLIALLSAALMCAARPRLGHIDARLGVLGALVIIIGSSAAITVGATLLIPPEMARRLFPKDGLAGLMIRALCISAIVGALFLRYLYLHQQWRFQVEAVANARFKTLQAKIRPHFLFNSMNTIASLTRSNPKLAEETVLDLADLFRASLATEADTATLSEEFELARRYLNIEQLRLGERMRVDWDIQQAPGEALLPPLILQPLVENAVYHGISPSLHPGFIRIGANYHHGQIHVTIVNSLPLAGNHPTQRHQGHQMAIANVTQRLEAMFPGTASLRHGTRGQDYQVRLAFPHPWRRA; encoded by the coding sequence ATGAAACGCCCATCCCAGACAGACCAGCCAACCACTGGCCAGGCGCCAGGTGCGCGCCATGAAGGAGCCGCAAGCGCCGCCGGCGATTCCAAACCCCCGGCACGGGCCAATCTGCTGCCCGATTTCTGTAGCCTGCCGATGGTGCTGGGTGTGGTGGTCTACGCCGAGCTGCTAGCGATTTTGATCACCCTAACTTCCCCGCAGCCGCTAGCGACATTCTGGACCAGAATGGGGCCGCTGTCAGTCTTTGTGCAGTTGATCGCGCTGCTAAGCGCGGCACTGATGTGCGCCGCCCGGCCAAGGCTGGGGCACATTGATGCCCGCCTTGGCGTCCTGGGCGCGCTGGTTATCATCATCGGCTCAAGCGCGGCCATCACTGTCGGCGCCACGCTGCTGATTCCGCCGGAAATGGCCCGACGGCTGTTTCCAAAGGATGGTCTTGCCGGACTGATGATCCGCGCACTTTGCATCAGCGCTATCGTCGGAGCGCTCTTCTTGCGCTACCTCTATTTACATCAGCAATGGCGTTTCCAAGTGGAGGCGGTTGCGAACGCACGCTTCAAGACCCTGCAGGCGAAGATTCGCCCGCATTTTTTGTTCAATAGCATGAATACCATCGCCAGCCTGACGCGGAGCAATCCCAAGCTTGCCGAGGAAACAGTGCTTGATCTTGCCGATCTGTTCCGTGCCTCCCTTGCGACCGAGGCCGATACCGCCACCTTGAGCGAAGAGTTCGAGCTAGCCCGGCGTTATCTCAATATCGAGCAGTTGCGTCTGGGTGAGCGCATGCGCGTCGATTGGGATATCCAACAAGCACCAGGCGAGGCGCTCCTGCCACCGCTGATTTTGCAACCTCTGGTTGAAAATGCCGTTTACCACGGAATTTCCCCATCCTTGCACCCGGGCTTTATCCGCATCGGCGCGAACTACCACCACGGACAAATTCATGTCACCATCGTCAATAGCCTGCCGCTGGCCGGGAACCACCCCACACAGCGACATCAAGGGCATCAGATGGCGATTGCCAATGTCACGCAGCGGCTGGAAGCCATGTTCCCTGGCACCGCCAGCCTGCGTCACGGCACCAGAGGCCAGGATTACCAGGTGAGACTCGCCTTTCCCCACCCATGGAGACGGGCATGA
- a CDS encoding LytR/AlgR family response regulator transcription factor, with the protein MKILLVDDEAHARERLRRLIAEFNGDYQIVAEADNGADAVRRCSEASADLVLLDIRMPGMDGLSVAEHLAQLSPPPAVILITAYPEYALEAFEHQVANYLVKPVRAERLREALERLHVVTRPQQQMADEDAPAWPRRHLSAQYRGGVQRVAIEDILFLQAEQKYVTVYHGGGKMLLDESLKTLEEEFPERFLRIHRSILVCARRLIGLEKSPQGGILAVLDGSDQRLPVSRRHLPSVRRFLRAS; encoded by the coding sequence ATGAAGATACTTCTCGTCGATGATGAAGCACATGCACGCGAGCGCCTGCGGCGCCTGATTGCTGAGTTCAACGGCGACTACCAGATCGTCGCCGAAGCGGACAATGGCGCCGATGCTGTGCGTCGTTGCAGCGAGGCCAGCGCCGACCTGGTGCTGCTCGACATTCGCATGCCCGGAATGGATGGCTTGAGCGTTGCCGAGCATCTGGCGCAGCTCAGTCCACCACCCGCAGTGATTCTGATCACCGCCTATCCGGAATACGCGCTTGAGGCGTTTGAGCATCAGGTCGCCAATTATCTGGTCAAGCCAGTGCGTGCCGAGCGGCTGCGCGAAGCACTCGAGCGGCTGCATGTGGTCACCAGACCACAGCAACAAATGGCGGACGAGGATGCGCCGGCCTGGCCACGCCGCCACCTGAGCGCCCAATATCGCGGCGGTGTGCAAAGAGTCGCAATCGAGGACATCCTTTTTCTACAGGCCGAGCAGAAATACGTCACCGTTTATCATGGCGGCGGCAAAATGCTGCTCGATGAATCCCTAAAGACCCTGGAGGAGGAATTCCCCGAGCGCTTCCTGCGCATTCACCGCAGCATTCTGGTGTGTGCTCGGCGCTTGATCGGGCTTGAGAAAAGCCCTCAAGGCGGCATTCTCGCTGTCCTGGATGGAAGCGACCAGCGCCTGCCCGTCAGCCGCCGTCATCTTCCGAGTGTGCGCCGCTTTCTGCGCGCAAGCTGA